A single genomic interval of Chloracidobacterium validum harbors:
- a CDS encoding UvrD-helicase domain-containing protein produces the protein MTIALDPTTGFTPAQQRAVETLDGSVVVTAGPGAGKTRVLTERFLRLLEQPGVGVENIVAITFTNKAANEMRERIRQRIEARIAAHLGTGAELQWRQRKRQLEAAAIGTIHGFCSRLLREFPLEAGVDPYFSTLDEYTATALLDLAAQQVVTAEIDSGGPLAAELVAAYGRAELVAALKQVFNQLRSLGVTLDEAEHLTRQKTLTPDDYEKRYRETDGWVEALRTLVVEEGQPQKPSKTLEAAQRFLEAWAQERDLIEPAPTPEQMPAFLAALARLRAALPDARGKFSQPVKSLQAWLGTRSQGGGQLEAAYLDVCARDYQQVVFKLLRGIDFLYSQAKRESAALDFEDLQLRARHLLGSEDIRRRVRLRYRHFLVDEFQDTNHLQRDILDALGAAAGPCSGQTFFFVGDRKQSIYAFRGAEVEVFDEVLKAAAAQGGKHLRLDVNFRSDPRLVAFFNAFFSRVMQLPAGSEPSQLYRSGFVDYEPGQAFRPPLDAERPAVAFLYTAVPKPEQGRSPYDDSRRDIEAARLADYVRHLVEAQVPLVNTADGKPRPPTYRDMALLLGALTDVKAYERAFRRAGVPCYIVAGHGFYGRPEVNDLLTLLEFLDNRADDIALAGVLRSPLFGLSDETLLRLRWAAGESVARRSSLYSDLRLEARQKKAALPDDQRPLLEEAVTILDELLAVRNRLPLPTLLEQVIRRTGYDIVCAAAEDGPQRLSNLDKLVSLARGFARREAHLLRDFVSYIREFRRLDAREAEAQLELGLDAVALLTIHKSKGLEFPIVLLPDLQRRWHQTSGRFVFERNGGLGFEIPDTLGGLRQTEMKAQVLKWLERREQFERMRQLYVAMTRAQDYLVLSAAEEATDRSPAEGSARCFLDWIKATLPLPAEPVVTTLALDDAQVAFLGTDAPDRPAPAPSAPVVDEPPSRAVFVKQAERDARQRERDRRNLIRDLDDQLAPIQPDPAAASGWYRYTARQLASFANCPRQYYFARLLHPLGEDVVGGARPDEDVERPEAEARLAPAARGLIIHRLCETLEPEDETPAALRRALHAAITFLRAAGHLEAVTLDDDAILRDVWWLAQRYAQSAMRRQIDTVRRASRTDARYAIWNEREFIVRCDAALLVGVMDKVLVTPSATGSGVTAHVVDFKTNAFKARPAEPGFEAELAEKVAQYRLQLQTYALALWELTPNVREVRATLHFLAPDRSFELPLEQVTRAAVRRVVGNTVQELIAIQTFAATDVQAKPGARCLVCRYAAVCADALREEPVADRQADAPPRL, from the coding sequence ATGACGATTGCGCTTGATCCCACGACCGGTTTCACCCCCGCCCAGCAACGCGCTGTCGAAACGCTCGACGGCTCAGTTGTGGTGACAGCCGGACCCGGCGCCGGAAAAACCCGCGTCCTGACCGAGCGGTTTCTGCGCTTGCTCGAACAGCCAGGCGTCGGCGTCGAAAACATCGTGGCCATTACCTTCACCAACAAAGCGGCCAATGAAATGCGCGAACGCATCCGGCAACGTATCGAGGCCCGGATTGCAGCTCATCTCGGCACGGGAGCCGAACTTCAGTGGCGGCAGCGCAAGCGCCAGCTCGAAGCGGCCGCCATCGGCACTATTCACGGGTTTTGTTCCCGGCTGCTGCGGGAGTTCCCGCTCGAAGCCGGGGTTGACCCCTACTTTTCGACGCTGGATGAATACACCGCGACGGCTCTCCTCGATTTGGCTGCCCAACAGGTGGTGACGGCCGAGATTGATAGCGGTGGACCGTTGGCGGCCGAGCTGGTGGCGGCCTATGGCCGGGCCGAACTCGTCGCCGCCCTCAAGCAGGTATTCAACCAACTGCGCAGTCTAGGGGTGACGCTGGATGAAGCCGAACACTTGACCCGGCAAAAGACGTTGACCCCTGATGATTATGAGAAGCGCTACCGGGAAACCGACGGCTGGGTAGAAGCCTTGCGGACGCTGGTTGTGGAGGAAGGGCAGCCCCAAAAGCCATCCAAAACACTCGAGGCGGCTCAACGCTTCCTGGAAGCCTGGGCGCAAGAGCGTGACCTGATTGAGCCGGCTCCGACACCGGAACAGATGCCGGCCTTCCTGGCTGCGCTGGCGCGTCTGCGGGCGGCGCTGCCGGACGCGCGCGGTAAGTTCAGCCAACCGGTCAAGTCACTCCAGGCCTGGCTGGGGACACGCAGCCAAGGCGGCGGTCAGCTCGAGGCCGCTTACTTGGACGTGTGCGCGCGCGATTACCAGCAGGTGGTTTTCAAGCTGCTGCGCGGCATAGATTTTCTCTACAGCCAGGCGAAACGTGAGTCGGCGGCGCTCGACTTTGAGGATTTGCAGCTCAGGGCGCGCCATCTGCTTGGGTCGGAAGACATCCGGCGGCGCGTCCGTCTGCGTTATCGCCACTTTTTGGTGGATGAGTTCCAGGATACCAACCACCTTCAGCGGGACATTCTGGATGCCCTTGGCGCGGCCGCCGGGCCGTGTTCGGGGCAGACGTTTTTCTTTGTCGGCGACCGGAAGCAATCCATTTACGCTTTCCGGGGGGCGGAGGTCGAGGTTTTCGATGAAGTCCTGAAAGCGGCGGCAGCGCAGGGGGGCAAGCATCTCCGCCTGGATGTCAACTTCCGTAGCGATCCCCGCCTGGTTGCTTTCTTCAATGCCTTCTTCAGCCGCGTGATGCAGCTCCCGGCCGGGAGCGAGCCGAGTCAACTGTATCGGAGCGGCTTCGTGGATTATGAGCCGGGGCAGGCCTTTCGTCCGCCGCTCGATGCTGAACGCCCGGCTGTGGCGTTTCTCTACACAGCCGTCCCAAAGCCCGAACAGGGACGGTCACCCTACGACGACTCACGACGTGACATCGAGGCAGCGCGACTGGCGGATTACGTCCGCCATCTGGTGGAAGCACAGGTTCCGCTGGTCAACACGGCAGATGGGAAGCCGCGTCCGCCGACCTACCGCGACATGGCGCTGTTGCTGGGCGCGCTGACGGATGTCAAAGCCTACGAACGCGCCTTCCGCCGGGCCGGCGTGCCGTGCTACATCGTGGCCGGCCACGGTTTTTACGGGCGGCCGGAAGTCAACGACTTGCTGACGTTGCTGGAGTTTCTTGACAACCGCGCCGACGACATCGCCCTGGCTGGCGTCTTGCGGTCGCCGTTGTTTGGGCTGTCGGATGAAACCTTGCTGCGGTTGCGCTGGGCGGCTGGTGAAAGCGTGGCGCGCCGGTCATCGCTTTACAGTGACCTACGCCTGGAAGCGCGGCAAAAAAAAGCGGCGCTCCCGGACGACCAGCGCCCGTTGCTGGAAGAGGCGGTAACGATTCTGGACGAGCTGCTGGCCGTCCGAAACCGGTTGCCGCTCCCGACCCTGCTCGAACAGGTCATTCGCCGAACCGGCTACGATATTGTCTGCGCGGCGGCTGAAGACGGCCCGCAACGGTTGTCGAATCTCGACAAGCTCGTGTCACTGGCCCGTGGGTTCGCGCGCCGTGAAGCGCACCTGCTGCGCGATTTCGTCAGTTACATCCGTGAATTTCGCCGCCTTGACGCCCGCGAGGCCGAAGCCCAGCTCGAACTCGGCCTCGACGCCGTGGCGCTCCTGACGATCCACAAGTCGAAGGGGCTGGAGTTCCCGATTGTGTTGCTCCCGGATTTGCAGCGTCGGTGGCATCAAACGTCCGGTCGGTTCGTTTTTGAGCGCAACGGCGGGCTGGGTTTTGAGATTCCAGACACGTTGGGCGGTTTGCGCCAAACCGAAATGAAGGCGCAGGTACTCAAGTGGCTTGAGCGCCGGGAGCAGTTTGAGCGGATGCGCCAGTTGTACGTCGCCATGACGCGCGCGCAGGACTACCTAGTGCTTTCGGCCGCCGAAGAAGCCACTGACCGAAGTCCGGCCGAAGGCTCTGCCCGGTGTTTTCTGGATTGGATCAAAGCCACGCTGCCACTGCCCGCTGAGCCGGTTGTGACGACGCTTGCTCTGGATGACGCGCAGGTGGCCTTTCTGGGTACGGATGCGCCGGACCGTCCCGCGCCCGCGCCGTCCGCTCCGGTTGTGGATGAGCCACCCAGTCGAGCGGTCTTCGTCAAGCAGGCAGAACGTGACGCCCGGCAGCGCGAACGCGACCGGCGCAACCTCATCCGTGACCTTGACGACCAACTGGCGCCCATCCAGCCCGACCCGGCCGCGGCCAGTGGTTGGTATCGCTACACGGCGCGTCAGTTGGCCAGTTTCGCCAACTGTCCGCGGCAATACTACTTCGCGCGATTGTTGCACCCGCTTGGGGAAGACGTCGTTGGCGGCGCGCGGCCGGACGAAGACGTTGAGCGCCCGGAAGCCGAGGCGCGGCTGGCGCCGGCCGCGCGTGGGCTGATCATTCATCGGTTGTGCGAAACCCTGGAGCCCGAGGATGAGACTCCGGCGGCGCTGCGTCGGGCACTGCACGCTGCGATTACCTTTCTGCGCGCCGCCGGCCATCTGGAAGCCGTCACGCTGGATGATGACGCCATCTTGCGGGATGTATGGTGGCTGGCGCAGCGGTACGCCCAGAGTGCGATGCGCCGGCAGATTGATACCGTACGGCGCGCCTCCCGCACGGATGCGCGTTATGCCATTTGGAACGAGCGCGAATTCATCGTGCGATGCGATGCGGCGCTGCTGGTGGGCGTGATGGACAAGGTACTGGTGACGCCGTCCGCGACCGGATCGGGCGTGACGGCCCATGTGGTGGATTTCAAGACCAATGCGTTCAAGGCCAGGCCCGCCGAGCCGGGCTTTGAAGCCGAACTGGCCGAAAAGGTCGCCCAGTACCGGCTTCAGTTACAGACCTATGCGCTGGCGCTGTGGGAGCTGACGCCAAACGTTCGGGAAGTACGCGCGACGCTGCACTTTCTTGCTCCAGACCGCAGCTTCGAGCTGCCACTGGAGCAGGTCACCCGCGCCGCCGTCCGGCGGGTGGTCGGGAACACCGTCCAGGAGTTGATCGCGATTCAGACGTTTGCCGCCACCGACGTTCAAGCCAAGCCGGGCGCGCGGTGTTTGGTGTGTCGTTACGCGGCGGTTTGCGCCGATGCCCTTCGTGAAGAGCCGGTCGCCGACCGCCAAGCCGACGCCCCACCGCGATTGTAG
- a CDS encoding MerR family transcriptional regulator has translation MTKLSSYVKIAEAARLPDVSRNILRRWAAVPGKVKAHRHRANHYLRLEQAEMEVFLRMVERPARHGE, from the coding sequence ATGACAAAGCTGAGTAGCTACGTGAAGATCGCCGAGGCTGCGCGGCTACCGGACGTCTCGCGCAACATACTGCGGCGGTGGGCGGCTGTACCCGGCAAGGTGAAGGCGCATCGCCACCGGGCTAACCACTATCTGCGGCTCGAACAGGCTGAAATGGAGGTCTTTTTGCGGATGGTCGAGCGGCCGGCACGACACGGGGAGTGA
- a CDS encoding type I restriction-modification system subunit M: protein MALKKSELYSSLWSSCDELRGGMDASQYKDYVLVLLFIKYVSDKYAGQPFAPITIPQGASFADMVALKGRADIGDQINKKIIAPLASANKLSDMPDFNDATKLGSGKEMVERLTNLIAIFENKALDFSKNRADGDDILGDAYEYLMRHFATESGKSKGQFYTPAEVSRVMAQILGIRTAKTSASTTVYDPTCGSGSLLLKVGDEAATAVTLYGQEKDATTSGLARMNLILHNQPTALIVQGNTLTDPKFKDGDALKTFDYVVANPPFSDKRWSTGLDPANDPFDRFAAFGIPPAKQGDYAYLLHIVRSLKSTGRGACILPHGVLFRGNAEAVIREKLVRKGYIQGIIGLPPNLFYGTGIPACIVVIDKAGATDQRPVFLIDASGGFMKDGPKNRLRDQDIHKIVDVFTRQIEVPRFSRLVPFDEIAKNDFNLNLPRYIDSQTPKDIQDIAGHLQGGIPDRDVNALAPYWAVCPGLRDALFQPLRPGYFQFAPAIFN, encoded by the coding sequence ATGGCATTGAAGAAATCCGAACTCTACTCGTCGCTCTGGTCGAGCTGCGACGAACTCCGCGGCGGCATGGACGCCAGCCAGTACAAGGATTACGTCCTCGTGCTGCTGTTCATCAAGTACGTCAGCGACAAGTACGCCGGCCAGCCGTTCGCGCCGATCACCATTCCCCAAGGCGCGTCCTTCGCTGACATGGTCGCCCTCAAGGGCAGGGCCGACATCGGCGACCAAATCAACAAGAAGATCATTGCCCCGCTGGCGTCGGCCAACAAGCTGTCCGACATGCCGGACTTCAACGACGCCACCAAGCTCGGCAGCGGCAAGGAGATGGTCGAGCGGCTGACCAATCTCATTGCCATCTTCGAGAACAAAGCCCTCGACTTCTCGAAGAACCGGGCCGACGGCGACGACATCCTTGGCGACGCCTACGAGTACCTGATGCGGCACTTCGCCACCGAAAGCGGTAAGAGCAAGGGGCAGTTCTACACCCCGGCCGAGGTCAGCCGCGTCATGGCCCAGATTCTTGGCATCCGCACCGCCAAGACGAGTGCCAGCACCACCGTCTATGACCCGACGTGCGGCTCCGGATCGCTGCTGCTGAAGGTCGGCGACGAGGCTGCTACTGCCGTCACGCTCTACGGCCAGGAGAAGGACGCCACCACCAGCGGCCTGGCCCGCATGAACCTGATCCTGCACAACCAGCCGACCGCCCTCATCGTGCAGGGCAACACGCTCACCGATCCCAAGTTCAAGGATGGCGACGCCCTCAAGACCTTCGACTACGTCGTCGCCAATCCGCCGTTCTCCGACAAACGTTGGAGCACCGGCCTCGACCCCGCCAACGATCCGTTCGATCGCTTCGCCGCTTTCGGTATCCCGCCCGCCAAGCAGGGAGATTACGCCTACCTGCTGCACATCGTCCGCTCGCTCAAGAGCACCGGCCGCGGCGCGTGCATCCTACCGCACGGCGTGCTGTTTCGCGGCAACGCCGAGGCCGTCATCCGTGAGAAGCTCGTCCGCAAGGGGTACATCCAAGGCATCATCGGTCTGCCGCCGAACCTGTTCTACGGCACCGGCATACCCGCCTGCATCGTCGTCATAGACAAGGCCGGGGCGACGGATCAGCGACCGGTCTTCCTCATCGACGCCAGCGGCGGCTTCATGAAGGACGGGCCGAAGAACCGCCTCCGCGACCAGGACATCCACAAGATCGTGGACGTGTTCACTCGGCAGATCGAGGTACCGCGCTTCTCCCGGCTGGTCCCCTTCGACGAGATCGCCAAGAACGACTTCAACCTGAACCTGCCGCGCTACATCGACAGCCAAACGCCCAAGGACATCCAGGACATCGCCGGCCATCTGCAAGGCGGTATTCCCGACCGCGACGTGAACGCCCTGGCCCCATACTGGGCCGTCTGCCCCGGACTGCGCGATGCACTATTTCAGCCGCTTCGCCCCGGCTATTTTCAATTCGCCCCGGCTATTTTCAATTAG